A single genomic interval of Bos indicus isolate NIAB-ARS_2022 breed Sahiwal x Tharparkar chromosome 5, NIAB-ARS_B.indTharparkar_mat_pri_1.0, whole genome shotgun sequence harbors:
- the C1S gene encoding complement C1s subcomponent: MNKLPEMWCIVLFSLVAWVYAEPTMYGEILSPNYPQVYPNEVEKSWDIEVPAGYGIHLYFTHLDIELSENCSYDSVQIMSGGHEEGKLCGRRTNKNSNSPVVKEFHIPYSKLQVIFRSDFSNEERFTGFAAYYVAEDIDECTAFADAPCSHFCNNFLGGYFCSCPPEYFLHEDKKNCGVNCSGNVFTTMTGEVESPNYPSPYPESSRCDYQIQLEEGFRVVVTMRREDFDVEPADSEGHCPDSLLFVAGDQHFGPYCGNGFPGPLTIETQSSALNIIFQTDGSEQRKGWKFRYHGDPIPCPKEVTANSFWEPERAKYVFRDVVKITCVDGFEVVQGSVGSPSFYSTCQSNGKWSNSKLRCQPVDCGAPEPIQHGRVEDPESTLFGSITRYSCEMPYYSMEYEGSEVYHCSGNGSWVNKVLGIEPPKCIAVCGTPSEPFRSTQRIFGGSIAKIENFPWQVFFSNPWAGGALIDEYWVLTAAHVVEGNDIPVMYVGSSSVVTSQLSNAQMLTAERVFIHPGWEVLDPSITRKNFDNDIALVRLRDPVKMGPKVAPICLPGTSSEYDPPENVLGLISGWGRTNVKSHVIKLRGAKLPVAPLSKCREMKGVNPGIDISSFVFTENMICAGNDKGVDSCDGDSGGAFAVQDPKENKPKFYVAGLVSWGPQCGTYGIYTRVKNYVDWIRKTMQEYSAPSVD; encoded by the exons ATGAACAAATTGCCAGAGATGTG gtgcaTTGTCCTGTTTTCCCTTGTGGCCTGGGTTTATGCCGAGCCTACTATGTATGGAGAGATTCTATCCCCCAACTACCCTCAGGTGTACCCCAACGAGGTCGAGAAGTCTTGGGACATAGAAGTCCCTGCAGGGTACGGGATCCACCTTTACTTCACCCACCTGGATATAGAGTTGTCTGAGAACTGCTCCTATGATTCAGTGCAG ATAATGTCGGGAGGCCATGAAGAAGGGAAACTCTGTGGACGGAGGACCAACAAGAATTCAAACTCCCCAGTGGTGAAAGAGTTCCACATCCCATACAGTAAATTGCAGGTGATCTTCCGGTCGGACTTCTCCAACGAGGAGCGTTTCACCGGGTTTGCTGCGTACTATGTTGCTGAGG ATATAGATGAGTGCACAGCCTTTGCAGATGCTCCTTGCAGCCACTTCTGCAATAACTTCCTTGGTGGTtacttctgctcctgccctccagAATACTTCCTCCATGAAGACAAGAAGAACTGTGGAG tcAATTGCAGTGGAAATGTATTCACCACAATGACTGGGGAGGTTGAAAGTCCTAATTACCCCAGTCCATACCCAGAGAGCTCAAGGTGTGACTATCAGATCCAGTTGGAGGAGGGGTTCCGAGTGGTGGTGACCATGAGGAGAGAAGACTTTGATGTGGAACCAGCTGACTCCGAGGGCCACTGTCCCGACAGTTTGCTC TTTGTGGCAGGAGACCAGCATTTTGGTCCTTACTGTGGGAACGGCTTTCCTGGGCCACTAACAATTGAAACCCAGAGCAGTGCTCTGAATATCATCTTCCAAACTGATGGATCAGAACAAAGAAAGGGATGGAAATTTCGTTACCATGGAGATC CAATCCCTTGTCCTAAAGAAGTCACTGCCAATTCCTTCTGGGAGCCTGAGAGAGCAAAATATGTGTTCAGAGATGTGGTGAAGATAACCTGTGTGGATGGGTTTGAAGTTGTGCAG GGAAGTGTTGGTTCCCCATCTTTCTACTCTACTTGTCAAAGCAATGGAAAGTGGAGTAATTCCAAGTTGCGGTGTCAAC CCGTGGACTGTGGCGCTCCTGAACCCATTCAGCATGGTAGAGTTGAAGATCCAGAAAGTACTCTATTTGGTTCCATCACTCGCTACTCTTGTGAGATGCCATATTACAGCATGGAATATGAAGGGAGCG AGGTGTATCACTGCAGTGGCAATGGGAGCTGGGTGAACAAGGTGCTGGGCATAGAGCCGCCGAAATGCATTGCAG tCTGTGGCACCCCCAGCGAGCCTTTTAGATCAACACAAAGAATATTTGGAGGCTCCATTGCGAAGATTGAAAATTTCCCCTGGCAAGTCTTCTTCTCGAACCCATGGGCTGGTGGGGCTCTCATTGATGAATACTGGGTGCTGACAGCTGCCCATGTCGTGGAGGGAAACGATATCCCAGTGATGTATGTTGGGTCCTCCTCAGTGGTCACCTCACAATTGTCAAATGCTCAGATGCTCACTGCAGAGAGAGTGTTTATCCATCCAGGATGGGAGGTCCTGGATCCTTCGATAACACGAAAGAATTTTGACAATGACATTGCGCTGGTGCGGCTGAGAGACCCAGTGAAAATGGGACCCAAGGTCGCCCCTATctgcctaccaggcacctcctcAGAATATGACCCTCCGGAGAACGTCCTGGGCCTGATCTCAGGTTGGGGTCGAACAAATGTCAAAAGTCATGTTATTAAGCTCAGAGGGGCAAAGCTACCCGTTGCTCCCTTATCCAAATGCCGGGAGATGAAGGGGGTCAATCCTGGAATAGATATCAGTTCTTTTGTTTTCACTGAGAACATGATCTGTGCCGGTAATGACAAGGGTGTTGACAGCTGTGACGGGGACAGTGGTGGGGCCTTTGCTGTACAGGACCCTAAGGAAAACAAGCCCAAATTCTATGTTGCTGGTTTGGTGTCCTGGGGCCCCCAGTGTGGGACCTATGGGATCTACACTCGAGTCAAGAACTACGTTGACTGGATAAGGAAGACAATGCAGGAGTATAGTGCCCCCAGTGTAGACTAA